The genome window accttacgttgggttctctttgccgccttcactaccctggcaTAGTGAAGGTGTCAGACGGAGATAGCgtggatgaggtgctcgtcaatACCTCGGACGAGTACAAGTTAAAAAAGGAACGagaccacaccgacagacagggacttgtgcgtcatgacttttgggtatgaatttttttattatttttgttatgctTCTTAATATTTtaattctatgacttataccattgtatttgtattctttatgttgtagctttgatatcggttgcctgatggagaggattacatggggcacgctgaacgtgtgttccaaaacaatgcaaagaagctggtgaaggatgccatatactatgcgagaattcaggctacaaacctgtattttcaaaatcatccgAAAGAAGCAGACCCCTTGAACAAAAAGgatgggtcctcaaagatatatttgactaaggatcaatatcgtgaggttagtattcaatttgttttaccctttttattaattgttatgattgatataatatgtaacattgtgtgtgcaggtgatggttccatggatggcgcccgtgcctgatgcgtactatgcttggtgtcgacatTGGGCtttcgaaggcttccagaaagcgtcggCGCATCATaggcaatgtcgaggaaccaatcctaaccacaagtttggcggcgaCGACATGctccgaaaagctaaaagaatggtaagtttgatctagctatgtcgatcacCAAATAGTACGATTACATATGGatgtttttgtttatacaggaagatacacgtggccaaaagcctagtgacattgaggtctactagGAGGGCCATAAAGGACCAGACcctaacaaccctgaccagctctgcagccagacagccattgatcggctggtgagttttggcccaaaattacaaacgttcaaagtatagaaattcctgtatttgtaaggttgtgaatgatgtatagacggcatatggggaggagatggttcggtgccatggccctgacttcgactggcgacatgaaccggtcaatccctcggtggtgtacgcaagtggttgtGGAAAAGCGCATGGATGGTAAGATCTAACTTGTGAAATTaccggttgacactaaattgatcatgcagtaatcacatttttttgaatcacttatagatacacacacttcgacggattcattgactcgtcgtcagtgagatctcagaggacgggttcgtctTCCTGTAGCtcgtgctctcgtcgaccgaacgagcaagaGTTGGAGATATGAGGATGCGTGAGGAGATGAAACAGCAacgagaatttatggaggcttgcaatgcacataaccaagcgatgtatcaagtgagtatacataatccgaactctaaattcttatatttcaatacaacatcttcaatagtaacacatatgtttaatAGTTAATGCAGCAATAGGGCATGACaccaaatattccactgccaccacaatggagctagTTTGCATCCACACCAGCTCTGGTACGTTAATCTTAGCAAATTCGGTTAATAACATTGTCTAAACTAGCAAATCTTCTAGTTAGTGTAGTAGCAAAACATGAACCATATTGATATTTGCATTAAACATATTGATATTTGCtttcttgcataggttacgcccgaagcgggtgAGAGTGTGTCCGATCCCACAACAGGTACTTGATTTGTTGAGTCCCTCTTCGCGTAccctcctcctggtggcggcagcggtcaaaacTCTAACcatccaagtggtggttatccctAAATATGGTGTTAGGTCGTATTTGTTTCTTAGCTCGTGCACGTTATGTTTTTTGTGAACTAAACACTTTAACTTATCTCGTTGTTGCTATTTGAAATGTTTATGTAAACTATGTTggtgatgtgaagtttgtgatgtgtgaattgattatcaatgtatgtgtttgtaatgtgacCAATCTGTATGAtgatatatatgttatgtgtgttgTTGTGTGCAATTGTGGAGAAATAAGGATCTTATTTGGTGCTGGTTTGTAGCAGGAAAGGTTAATTCTTGTCGGCTTGAtcgtagccgacgggaattaacagtTAATTCCCATGGGCTagataattcccgtcggccacgcgCGGTCGACGGGAATTATTCGAATAATTCCCATGGGCTAGATATTTCCTGTCGACCAAGCGCGGCCGACGAGAATTATTCGAATAATTCCCATGGACCAGgtatggccgacgggaattacagaGCCGATGGGAATTAACTGACTAATTTTCGTCGGCTACCAGTAACCGACGGGAATTATTAATTCCCGTGGGCTTGTATGTAGCCGATGAGAATTAACTAATTCCCGTCAGCGTCCGACGGGAATTAACATAACCTGACCACTAATTCCcatcggtttagggcttattctaGTCGGTTctgagccgacgggaattacctggattcctgtagtgaaagatgtgacattcgtttctataccatgagtcatcatatgtgttagACATGATCCGCACATATTTGATTCGCGCGTGaatttgcccttaaatccgggtgtgacataattGTTCTGATTTACTATTTGGATTATTTTGCAAATGATAGCTAATGAAAATGAAGGAAGAATTCCTTGGATGTAATCACAACAATTCAAAAACAACTTGTAGGATTCTTATATAACTAGGTTATATTCAAACATGGAGACTTCTGCTATGTCAGAGTTGGATGAATAAAAATATAGCCCTGTTTAGCTTTACTTATACCCATAATGCTTAGATTCTAGAAAAAACGCAAAGATTCACTTGCTTATTTGATTCTggggatggcaatgggtcgggtTCGGATCGGGTAGAGTAAATACCCGCCCGCGACCATACCCGCGGGGATTATCCATATCCGTCCATGACTATACCCACGGGTAAAATTTTATACCcgtgcccgtacccatcgggtatcgggcggaTATCGGGTATCCGTCGGGTATAGCAGCTTGGTGCATTCTCCTTAAATGAAGTCTAGTGCAGTTCTGAGCGTCGCACATCGCCATGATCACCGGAGGCACATAATGTTGTTGCACAATGCAGTCGTGTAGATGTAGCCCtagacatgtgttgctaatatTTTTTTGTTAATAAACTTCCAACTCGTCAAAATCGGAGAGTAGCTAGCATAGTCGTCTGGTGTATTAACACTCTCTTTGCTCAAGTACTTGTACTAGATAGCACTAGTACTACGTACTGGCACTTTATCAAACGTATTGTCACTAGTACTAGAACTAGATCAGAAGCATCAGCAGACACGGAGGGATGGCAGTAGCATGAGCTGTCGAGGGTGGACAGCTAGCTAACGTACTGGTAGGTTGAAAATCTAAAATCACTATTTTCGGATATCCGTCGGATACCCGCGGGTAAGAAATCAAATCCGTACCCGACCCGTAATAAAATCGGGTCGGGTACGGGTAAGACCCACGGGTCAAATTTCGTGCCCGAACCCGTACCCGACGGGTCGGATATCCGGCGGATATCcgaacccgcgggtaaaattgccatccctattTGATTCTTGCTTATTAATTCAATTAGTGAACTGTCGATTATATGAGAAGCAATATAATCAAGACGTTTAGTGGGATTCTCACTTATTTTCATCCATAAGTGAATTATAAGCGAAACCAAACAAGACTTATGTAATATATATTATAATAATATTTACAGTAATAATTATttgtatatttattttatttaaaTTTTTCAAATAAAAGGCCAAGATAATACATATATTACTATTAACATAatagtgtgtgtatatatatatttctaCCATATATAAGGATTTAAAAACCAATCAATATACTTTCTAagtaatataaataaatataataatatactaagtaatataaataaatataataataTACGCTCTTTAGTATCGGTTGTATCCCCCAACCGATACTAGCCATAATTGGCACTAAAGGGTCCAAAATGTAAATAATCTATGGCCACGTAATCCCCTTAGTATCAGTCGGATGGATAAAATCGGTACTAAAAGGAATGCCCAATGTCTTCTATGTGGCCCTATAACCATGTAAAGCCATCAGCGATTACTAAAGACACCATTTAGCATCAGTCCATTCAATCGAAATTGAGGTCTTATTTCAAAATTCTAAAACTAATAGCTATCGGCTAAAATTAGTTGTGGGGTTTAGAAAGAGTCAGATAATAAATCAGCTAAAATTATCGTGCTCATGTGAACATTGACTCGTTTTACCGGGATCCGATAAAACACATAAAACATTTCAACTCAGACCATCAGCGTTAACTACTAATTCGTTGTAACAGATCAACTTCTATTTAAATTTTTAAAATGACGCTTTTTTAGGGCAGCTACCTATACAatgccaaccccccccccccccccccccccctaccCCTACATATATATATTCTCTCTCCACAACAGACTCCCGATTAATCAGGTACGGAGGCGAGACTAGAAAAAAAGGCAAAACCCGTTGAAAGTTGAAACGAGGAGGAAGCTGTGGGAGTGGAAGAGGAAGTTGAGGGCGGCGCCGGCCTCGCATATACTCTCTCATCTCGCGGAAGGTACGGATCCAACTGTTTGATATACTTATTTCTCACGCCAAGATGATCTCTAAAGTCCTGTTCGGTTGTCCGAGATTCTATCTAGTAATCGTTCCAGCTGATCAAAGCTTATGTAAATTATAGAAGCAATCTGGCTACGACTCGTTCTCATTGTTCCGAGTAAACCGAACAGACCCAATCAGTCATGGATCTTCCTCCGGCGGAGAGACAGATGGCCGCCTCGTCAGCACCATCATCGGCGGTGCCGGCCGTCTCCACGGCACCCGTGATCACTGTGGCCTCGCCGCCCACGGGTGGTGGTGGATCGATCTCTGGtaacggcggaggcggcggcggctcgcCGTGCGCAGCGTGCAAGCTCCTTCGGCGCAAGTGCCAGCCGGATTGCATGTTTGCGCCCTATTTCCCGTCGGACAACCCGCAGAAATTCGTGCACGTGCACCGCGTCTTCGGCGCCAGCAACGTGAGCAAGATTCTCAACGACCTCCAGCCATTCCAGCGCCAGGACGCCGTGAATTCGCTCGCCTACGAGGCGGACATGCGTATCCGCGATCCCGTCTACGGCTGCGTCGGCGTCATCTGCATCCTTCAGCGCCACCTCAGTCTGGTCCGGCAAGAACTCGCCTGCGCCACCTACGAGCTGTCCAAGTACCGGCAGGTGATACACACGCACGACGCACGCATACACCTCTCTTCCCTGTACCCTGGCGCATGCATGTTCTAATAAGTACGCGTGCGCTTCGTTTTCCGGTGTAGGCTGAAGCCGCGGCGGCCTCTGTGGCCGTGGGATCCCATGGTGCGGCAGCGGCAGCAGGGATGGCGGAATTTGTAGGGAACGCAGTGGCCAACTGCCCACAAACCTTCATGGATGTCAGGCActccacggcggcggcggcgatcgGTGGAGCTGGCGGGTTCATGCAGGAAGACAACTTCTCCATGCAGCAGATGCTGGCCATGACCTACGAAGGTGAAGGCAGTGGAGCTGCGAGGGTGGACATGAACGGAGGTGGAGGCTATGGCTTCACGTACTCGCCGGCCGCCGCCATGGGCGCCGTCGAGCATGGTGCAGTGTCTGGTATTGGGGCAGCAGAACAAAGGGGCACAATTCCTGAAGCCCAGCAAGACCGGCGGGGATGACCAGCCACGCTGTAGTCAAGTCTCTCATCTTTGTCAGCAGGTTTGGTTTTACGCTGCTAGTGCTATGCAATATGCATAGAGGATCTTTCTTCCGTAATTTCTGTGCACTAGCTATTTCCGTTTTTTACAATAAACTATCTACAATATTCTACTAGCAATAATAATCGGCATTATCATCCATGACACTATTTTGTTGTAGCAAGGTAGTGCATGCAACCTTCATAGGATTAATAAATAGGAGTACTGGAATGTCCAAATGGCTTGATTTactatttaattaaaaataaagTCACATACCATTGTCCATGGTTAATTTCGAATACCTTTGCCTTGCTAAAATTGGAGTCTCAATACCCTGGCATTGGGATTATACAAATCTCTATCTATCTTAATTAACCTGTTTATGTGCAAATCCTAAATGTTGCCTATAATCTCAAATAGTAAAGATTTTTGTAATTGGTGATTTGCATGGAAAATATTTGGAACAAATGCCTTCATGGTGAACAAAAG of Zea mays cultivar B73 chromosome 8, Zm-B73-REFERENCE-NAM-5.0, whole genome shotgun sequence contains these proteins:
- the LOC103635654 gene encoding LOW QUALITY PROTEIN: LOB domain-containing protein 6 (The sequence of the model RefSeq protein was modified relative to this genomic sequence to represent the inferred CDS: inserted 2 bases in 1 codon) — protein: MDLPPAERQMAASSAPSSAVPAVSTAPVITVASPPTGGGGSISGNGGGGGGSPCAACKLLRRKCQPDCMFAPYFPSDNPQKFVHVHRVFGASNVSKILNDLQPFQRQDAVNSLAYEADMRIRDPVYGCVGVICILQRHLSLVRQELACATYELSKYRQAEAAAASVAVGSHGAAAAAGMAEFVGNAVANCPQTFMDVRHSTAAAAIGGAGGFMQEDNFSMQQMLAMTYEGEGSGAARVDMNGGGGYGFTYSPAAAMGAVEHGAVSGXLGQQNKGAQFLKPSKTGGDDQPRCSQVSHLCQQVMTPENKDATPSKLNV